The Prevotella sp. E9-3 genome has a window encoding:
- a CDS encoding TIGR03915 family putative DNA repair protein, protein MTVYTFDQTLDGLLTAVFDSFFLHQQEVTLLAEGEQLPLFANEPHVVVTDEEKASRVWKGLEKNLSSDALHMITVSWMSEERALNQPLFNFICKVFRNRPPRNSEIGGAKKLSLEQNASDPDVLAVRNTCRRVLHEQLRMKQFIRFQKAKDGTYLAVVSPDHNVLPLITNHFEDRFRDQSWLIYDAKRHYGYYKGTSTGDSPAPDNGAIPPIENKQRGKAVRVTFENEAEVPFDLSNGKLNDDVLSDNDSLFQDLWRTYFKAICIKERMNPKKQLSDMPRRYWSYMTEKNA, encoded by the coding sequence ATGACGGTATATACTTTCGATCAGACGCTCGACGGACTGCTTACAGCTGTATTTGACAGTTTCTTTCTACACCAGCAAGAGGTGACGTTGCTGGCTGAGGGCGAACAGCTACCGTTGTTTGCCAACGAGCCTCATGTGGTAGTAACCGATGAAGAGAAAGCCAGTAGGGTGTGGAAAGGACTCGAGAAAAATCTCTCGAGCGATGCCCTGCACATGATAACCGTTAGTTGGATGTCGGAAGAACGGGCTCTCAATCAACCGTTGTTTAATTTTATCTGTAAGGTGTTCAGAAACCGGCCCCCCAGAAACTCCGAAATAGGTGGAGCAAAGAAGCTCTCTCTTGAACAGAATGCCAGCGATCCAGATGTGCTGGCTGTCAGGAACACCTGCAGAAGAGTGCTTCACGAACAGTTGCGAATGAAACAGTTTATCCGTTTTCAGAAAGCAAAGGATGGCACCTACCTGGCTGTTGTATCGCCCGACCATAATGTTCTTCCGCTTATCACCAATCACTTTGAGGACCGTTTCCGCGACCAGTCGTGGCTCATCTATGATGCCAAACGACACTATGGGTACTATAAAGGAACCTCCACTGGAGATTCCCCTGCCCCTGACAATGGAGCAATACCACCAATTGAGAATAAGCAAAGAGGAAAAGCAGTTCGGGTGACCTTTGAAAATGAGGCCGAGGTGCCTTTCGATTTGTCCAATGGAAAACTAAACGACGATGTGCTGAGCGACAACGACAGCCTGTTTCAAGACCTTTGGCGTACCTATTTTAAAGCCATCTGCATTAAAGAACGCATGAATCCCAAAAAGCAACTTAGCGACATGCCCCGCCGCTATTGGAGTTATATGACAGAAAAAAATGCTTAG